One stretch of Ipomoea triloba cultivar NCNSP0323 chromosome 8, ASM357664v1 DNA includes these proteins:
- the LOC116027084 gene encoding uncharacterized protein LOC116027084, whose protein sequence is MKKGIPFVWDEACKNAFESIKSYLMKPPVLTAPIHGRPLILYISAQESSVGALLAQENDNGKENALYYLSRMMTPNELKYSPIEKLCLALVFAIKKLKHYFEAHIIQLVSKANPVKFVMAKVVLSDRLARWYLLFQQFEIVYVPQKSLKGQALADFLADHPIPAEWELSDDLPDEDVLIIEVLPPWKMYFDGAAHRGGAGAGVVFITPEGEVLPYSFTLTEPCSNNVAEYQALILGLEIAVDMKQLRINIYEDSKLVVKQVMDLYEVRKAELVPYNNYAKILIQWLGDVTIEHVPRKENKQADALAALASTIAHPTARVQVCQKWVVPPIFNEDGSVDETVELPTASVYDIGQDDWRQPLIDYFTDGKLPEDPRKRVDIKRRAPRFIYYNETMYRRSFDGVWLRCLGEEEALKAMQEAHSGVCGAHQSGPKLHFHIKRMGYYWPTMVKDCIDYARRCQACQVHANFIHQPPEPLHPTVASWPFDAWGLDVVGPITPKSSAGHTYILATTDYFSKWAEAVALKEVKKENVADFLRVHIIYRFGIPRYILTDNGKPFDNKLMDRICKLRMDLRKLLTRPYAIY, encoded by the coding sequence ATGAAGAAGGGCATCCCGTTCGTATGGGACGAGGCGTGCAAGAATGCGTTTGAAAGTATCAAGTCATACTTGATGAAGCCGCCCGTGTTGACCGCTCCTATTCACGGTCGCCCACTGATCCTTTATATCTCTGCCCAAGAAAGCTCTGTGGGTGCCCTGCTTGCTCAGGAAAATGACAACGGGAAAGAGAATGCCCTCTACTATCTCAGTAGAATGATGACCCCAAATGAATTAAAATACTCTCCAATTGAGAAGCTATGTTTGGCACTCGTGTTCGCCATTAAAAAGCTTAAGCACTACTTTGAAGCTCACATCATTCAACTAGTGTCGAAAGCGAACCCGGTAAAGTTTGTTATGGCAAAGGTCGTTCTCTCTGACCGCCTGGCAAGGTGGTATTTATTGTTTCAACAGTTTGAAATCGTCTATGTGCCACAAAAGTCTCTCAAGGGGCAAGCTTTAGCCGATTTCTTAGCAGATCACCCAATACCGGCTGAATGGGAATTATCTGATGACCTACCTGATGAGGATGTGCTTATCATCGAAGTCCTACCCCCATGGAAGATGTATTTTGATGGAGCTGCGCATAGAGGAGGGGCAGGAGCTGGAGTTGTGTTCATCACCCCGGAAGGTGAAGTGTTGCCATATTCATTCACCTTGACAGAGCCATGTTCAAACAATGTTGCTGAGTATCAAGCATTGATACTGGGACTGGAGATAGCAGTTGACATGAAACAGCTAAGAATTAACATCTATGAAGATTCAAAGTTGGTCGTCAAGCAAGTGATGGATCTGTACGAAGTGAGGAAAGCAGAGTTAGTCCCATATAACAACTACGCAAAGATACTCATACAATGGTTGGGGGATGTCACGATTGAACATGTACCAAGGAAAGAGAACAAGCAAGCTGACGCCTTAGCCGCATTGGCTTCAACTATTGCTCATCCTACCGCTCGAGTACAAGTATGTCAAAAGTGGGTAGTTCCACCTATCTTCAACGAAGATGGCTCAGTCGATGAAACTGTTGAACTCCCTACTGCTTCCGTTTACGACATTGGCCAAGATGACTGGAGGCAGCCGTTGATTGACTACTTCACTGATGGGAAGTTACCAGAAGATCCTCGCAAAAGGGTGGATATAAAGCGCCGAGCTCCTCGCTTCATATACTATAATGAGACGATGTATCGTCGTTCATTTGATGGAGTCTGGCTCCGATGTCTAGGAGAAGAAGAGGCATTAAAAGCCATGCAAGAAGCTCATTCTGGGGTGTGTGGTGCACATCAGTCCGGCCCTAAGTTGCATTTCCACATTAAACGAATGGGTTACTATTGGCCTACAATGGTAAAGGATTGCATAGATTATGCTCGAAGGTGCCAAGCTTGTCAAGTTCATGCAAACTTTATCCATCAACCACCAGAACCTCTACACCCAACAGTCGCATCTTGGCCGTTTGATGCTTGGGGACTTGATGTGGTTGGCCCAATTACGCCCAAGTCATCTGCAgggcatacatatatattggcCACCACCGACTACTTTTCAAAGTGGGCAGAAGCCGTGGCattaaaagaagtaaagaaggaaaatgtggCAGACTTCCTCCGTGTTCATATCATCTATCGGTTCGGCATCCCACGATATATCTTGACTGATAATGGGAAACCCTTTGACAATAAATTAATGGACAGGATCTGCAAGCTGCGAATGGACTTGCGGAAGCTTTTAACAAGACCCTATGCAATCTATTGA